From the genome of Halomonas sp. I5-271120, one region includes:
- a CDS encoding glycine betaine ABC transporter substrate-binding protein: MKSSRSTLTLLASLALAGPALADTNTDRDDTLSLVVPPWPGVTVKSEIFSQLIKPLGYTIEIQELSSTVGYNTLQTGDSDAFLAGWLPAQQESYDAAMQAGAILDLGNNVNGARMGFAVPGYVYEAGITSAEQLADPDVAERFDSRIFSIESGSTVTDMLDGAISANTYGLGDWDIAASSTPGMLSMVKSAVAEQKWVLYYGWTPHWMVPEYDTRILDDPQGVFGPDNGRSDVKTIVSKAYAEANPNLTQLLDQFVFSADEQSEFISAYSLQERDLDVVAHDWLADHPERVAAFLEGVETRDGNDALTAVEASL, translated from the coding sequence ATGAAGTCGTCACGCAGCACCCTGACCCTGCTCGCGAGCCTGGCCCTGGCCGGCCCCGCCCTCGCCGACACCAACACCGACCGGGACGACACCCTCAGCCTGGTGGTACCGCCCTGGCCGGGCGTGACCGTCAAGAGTGAGATTTTCTCGCAGCTCATCAAGCCGCTGGGCTATACCATCGAGATCCAGGAACTCAGCTCGACGGTGGGCTACAACACCCTGCAAACCGGCGACAGCGATGCTTTCCTGGCCGGCTGGCTGCCCGCGCAGCAGGAGAGCTACGACGCCGCCATGCAGGCTGGCGCCATCCTCGATCTTGGCAACAACGTCAACGGCGCCCGCATGGGCTTCGCCGTACCGGGCTACGTGTATGAGGCCGGCATCACCAGTGCCGAGCAGCTGGCCGACCCTGACGTGGCAGAGCGCTTCGACAGCCGCATTTTCAGCATCGAGAGTGGCTCCACGGTCACCGACATGCTCGACGGCGCCATCAGCGCCAATACCTACGGTCTTGGCGACTGGGATATCGCGGCCTCCTCGACGCCGGGCATGCTGTCCATGGTCAAATCCGCCGTGGCAGAGCAGAAGTGGGTACTGTATTACGGCTGGACGCCGCACTGGATGGTGCCGGAATACGACACCCGCATCCTCGACGATCCGCAAGGCGTCTTCGGCCCCGACAACGGCCGCAGCGACGTCAAGACCATCGTTTCCAAGGCCTACGCCGAGGCCAACCCGAACCTCACCCAGCTACTCGATCAGTTCGTGTTCTCGGCCGATGAGCAGAGCGAGTTCATCAGCGCCTACAGCCTTCAGGAACGCGACCTCGACGTCGTGGCCCATGACTGGCTGGCCGACCACCCCGAGCGCGTGGCCGCCTTCCTCGAGGGCGTCGAGACCCGTGACGGCAACGACGCCCTGACGGCGGTGGAGGCCAGCCTATGA
- a CDS encoding 5-guanidino-2-oxopentanoate decarboxylase, producing MTCAQQLVALLEAYGVDTAFGIPGVHTIELYRALGTSGLAHITPRHEQGAGFMADGYARASGKPAACFIISGPGMTNIATAMGQALADSVPMLVISSVNQRASLGRGQGRLHEMPHQGETLSGVSVFSHTLHEPTALPEVLARAFAVFASARPGPVHIEIPLDVMATPMPEGSPSPAHVFPPAPAPEALALAADWLANAERPLVLLGGGTVAAPEAAQALVERLDAPAFTTINAKGVLGQDHPLDLGATMSLPAARRLAAEADVVLALGTEIGETDYDLVFDGGFRLDGRLIRVDIDPQQLGRNQAADLAMLAEAGQAMRGLFSQLSQQPADASVQHASASTGADRAAEVRGALALADDQELAPYVPLYATLRAALPDAIVVGDSTGPVYAGNFLASMPAPRRWFNAATGFGTLGYGLPAALGAATARPDLPVVALVGDGGLQFVLGELGTARDLGRPVAVVIWNNDGYDEIRRYMSLSDIPHLGVDLAAPDFRALAEAYACRYLSVTDPASLHDALGRLDDAASPLIIEVDAAAWAASL from the coding sequence ATGACCTGTGCCCAGCAACTCGTCGCCCTGCTCGAGGCCTACGGCGTCGACACTGCCTTCGGCATCCCCGGCGTGCATACCATCGAACTGTATCGCGCCCTGGGCACCAGCGGGCTTGCCCACATCACGCCACGCCATGAACAGGGCGCCGGTTTCATGGCCGACGGCTACGCCCGCGCCAGCGGCAAGCCGGCGGCCTGCTTCATCATCAGCGGGCCCGGCATGACCAACATCGCCACCGCCATGGGCCAGGCGCTGGCCGACTCGGTGCCGATGCTCGTCATCTCGAGCGTCAACCAACGCGCCAGCCTGGGCCGCGGCCAGGGGCGGCTTCACGAGATGCCCCATCAGGGCGAGACGCTGTCTGGCGTCAGCGTGTTCAGCCACACCCTGCATGAGCCGACGGCACTGCCAGAAGTGCTGGCTCGCGCCTTCGCGGTGTTCGCGAGCGCCCGCCCGGGCCCGGTGCATATCGAGATCCCGCTCGATGTGATGGCAACACCGATGCCTGAGGGCTCGCCCTCACCGGCGCACGTCTTTCCGCCGGCCCCGGCGCCGGAGGCCCTGGCGCTGGCCGCCGACTGGCTCGCCAACGCCGAACGCCCGCTGGTGCTGCTCGGCGGCGGCACCGTCGCCGCTCCCGAGGCGGCTCAGGCACTGGTCGAACGCCTCGATGCCCCGGCCTTCACCACCATCAACGCCAAGGGCGTATTGGGTCAGGATCACCCGCTGGATCTGGGCGCCACCATGAGCCTGCCTGCCGCTCGGCGGCTGGCCGCCGAGGCCGACGTGGTGCTGGCGCTGGGCACCGAGATCGGCGAGACCGACTACGACCTGGTATTCGACGGCGGTTTCCGGCTCGATGGCCGCCTGATCCGGGTCGATATCGACCCTCAGCAGTTGGGCCGCAACCAGGCGGCGGACCTGGCCATGCTCGCCGAGGCCGGCCAGGCCATGCGCGGACTTTTCAGTCAGTTGAGTCAGCAGCCGGCCGATGCCTCTGTGCAGCATGCTTCTGCCAGCACTGGTGCCGACCGGGCCGCCGAGGTGCGCGGCGCGCTGGCCCTCGCCGACGACCAGGAGCTCGCGCCCTATGTGCCGCTCTACGCCACCCTGCGCGCAGCGCTGCCCGACGCCATCGTGGTCGGCGATTCCACGGGCCCGGTCTATGCCGGCAACTTCTTGGCCTCGATGCCGGCCCCGCGTCGCTGGTTCAACGCCGCGACCGGCTTCGGCACCCTCGGCTACGGCCTGCCCGCCGCCCTTGGCGCCGCCACGGCACGGCCCGACCTGCCGGTGGTCGCCCTGGTCGGCGATGGCGGCCTGCAGTTCGTGCTCGGCGAGCTCGGCACCGCCCGCGACCTTGGCCGGCCGGTCGCCGTGGTGATCTGGAACAACGACGGCTATGACGAGATTCGCCGCTACATGTCGCTAAGCGACATCCCGCACCTGGGCGTGGACCTGGCCGCGCCAGACTTCCGTGCCCTGGCCGAGGCCTATGCCTGCCGCTACCTCAGCGTGACCGACCCGGCGAGCCTGCACGACGCCCTGGGCCGGCTCGACGACGCCGCAAGCCCGCTGATCATTGAGGTCGATGCCGCCGCCTGGGCCGCGTCGCTCTAA
- a CDS encoding HD domain-containing protein, with product MIKASFRHFGEARRDEWALIDDRFRDYVADAPRRVLEHLHRLVGDTHGYPVDRFEHSLQTATRALRDGADEEMVVCALLHDIGDDLSPANHAEIAAGILEPFIDPLNTWMIRHHELFQGYHYRHFFGLDRHAREQFADHPAYARTVRFCDDWDQASFDPDYDTLPLDHFVPMVERVLNRDPFGGLPAIREEATAP from the coding sequence ATGATAAAGGCCAGCTTCCGGCATTTCGGTGAAGCCCGCCGCGACGAGTGGGCGCTGATCGATGATCGCTTTCGCGACTACGTGGCCGACGCCCCGCGGCGGGTGCTCGAGCACCTTCACCGCCTGGTAGGCGACACTCACGGCTATCCGGTGGATCGCTTTGAACACAGCCTGCAGACCGCCACTCGAGCACTGCGCGACGGTGCCGACGAGGAAATGGTGGTCTGCGCCCTGCTGCATGACATCGGCGACGACCTGTCGCCGGCCAACCATGCCGAGATCGCGGCCGGGATTCTCGAGCCGTTCATCGACCCGTTGAACACCTGGATGATTCGCCACCACGAGCTCTTTCAGGGTTATCACTACCGCCACTTCTTCGGCCTGGATCGCCACGCACGCGAGCAGTTTGCGGACCATCCCGCCTATGCGCGCACGGTGCGCTTCTGCGACGACTGGGATCAGGCCAGCTTCGACCCCGACTACGACACCCTGCCGCTTGACCACTTCGTGCCGATGGTCGAGCGCGTGCTGAACCGAGACCCGTTCGGCGGCCTGCCGGCGATCCGCGAGGAGGCGACAGCGCCATGA
- a CDS encoding TauD/TfdA family dioxygenase: MTTSAKATLSADGQRLLLDIDAQPREFAALWLRERAPDAETLDPLTGQRLIEAAELPLDLALERAELVDDALALCFSDGHHVHFPLDALLGDSRQGSDRASADDLVAPGRLLWDAQRAKPHHADFAAAIDDDAALLEMLEGLHRNGFVVVSGVPTEEDGMQALMERVGPLRRTNWGGIADVKSVANAYDLTMTQRGLEPHTDNPYRDPIPGYIWLHCLTNAADGGDSTLADGYRAAQLLRERDPAAFDCLTRVSPGFRYRDATTWLESEGPLIELDSQGRIFRVRYSNRTERVEALPAEELARYYAARQAFYQLITSDELTLNLKLDPGQMLIMDNYRLLHGRRAFELAGGVRHLRQGYVDRDSTASRRLVLRQQLASAEEAA, translated from the coding sequence ATGACCACAAGCGCCAAGGCAACGCTGTCCGCCGACGGACAGCGCCTGCTCCTCGACATCGACGCACAGCCCCGCGAATTCGCGGCCCTATGGCTGCGAGAACGGGCGCCCGATGCCGAGACGCTGGACCCTCTCACCGGCCAGCGGCTGATCGAGGCCGCCGAGCTGCCGCTCGACCTGGCCCTGGAGCGCGCTGAGCTGGTCGACGATGCCCTGGCCCTGTGCTTCAGCGATGGTCACCACGTTCACTTCCCGCTGGACGCGCTGCTCGGTGACAGTCGCCAAGGCAGTGACCGCGCCAGCGCCGATGACCTCGTCGCCCCGGGACGCCTGCTGTGGGACGCGCAACGGGCCAAGCCGCACCATGCTGACTTCGCCGCCGCCATCGACGACGATGCCGCCCTGCTCGAGATGCTCGAGGGGCTGCATCGCAACGGCTTCGTCGTGGTCTCCGGTGTGCCCACCGAAGAGGATGGCATGCAGGCGCTGATGGAGCGTGTCGGGCCGCTGCGCCGCACCAACTGGGGCGGCATTGCCGACGTCAAATCGGTGGCCAATGCCTATGACCTGACCATGACCCAGCGCGGCCTGGAACCGCATACCGACAACCCCTATCGCGATCCGATTCCCGGCTATATCTGGCTGCACTGCCTGACCAATGCCGCCGACGGCGGCGACAGCACCCTGGCCGACGGCTACCGGGCGGCCCAGCTGCTTCGTGAGCGCGACCCGGCGGCCTTCGACTGCCTGACCCGGGTTTCGCCGGGCTTCCGCTACCGCGACGCGACCACCTGGCTTGAGAGCGAGGGACCGCTGATCGAACTCGACAGCCAGGGGCGCATTTTCCGCGTGCGCTACAGCAATCGTACCGAGCGCGTCGAGGCACTGCCCGCCGAGGAACTGGCGCGCTACTACGCCGCCCGTCAGGCCTTCTACCAGCTGATCACCTCCGACGAGCTGACCCTGAACCTCAAGCTCGATCCGGGCCAGATGCTGATCATGGACAACTACCGCCTGCTGCACGGTCGTCGCGCCTTCGAGCTGGCCGGCGGCGTGCGCCACCTGCGCCAGGGCTACGTGGATCGCGACAGCACCGCCAGCCGCCGTCTGGTGCTGCGCCAGCAGCTGGCCAGCGCCGAGGAGGCCGCATGA